The DNA region ATCTTAAAATTAGGcctttattagttaagaattcaatttttaataaatagaaAAAAATAGTActtttactagtaataagAGATATACAACTTACTATAATCTACaatttactatatatatatattatatagaatatagtattattacttttTATATACCtccctatttattataaAAGCTCTAGCTTCTTAATACTAGCTACTTTAGTCTACTAAaagtactatataataagaatattaagaaaataaaataaatgcaaattatatatattattaagaataCTTTTTTTCCTACTAGTAAAATAGCCTcttttactttaataagtaaagaaaatatataagttaattttaaatagactaattttattctttttaatttagaagtagttattttctacttaaattttaagctaaaaatactaatactatttaatttatacttaagtaaTTAGAACTTCTAGAATTTCAAcatactaattataatatataatactatataaaattctatattacttaagaaaggaattataaattattaacataatttattaatttatttatataaagtaattaatttataaattaaaagtattagtaaattagaatataaattaactcttattaaagCTAAGTATACCCTTTTAAGCTACGCATTATATAaatgtatttttatttttctagaatttagtaaagtatattaagtataataattgcattaagttttctactaataatcttctaataatatctctTATTAATTGTACTACACCTACTAGATAGTATAAATTACAGCCTACAGCTagcctaagtattacttaattattgcaATTCTTAAAATGTCCTCCTACTACTAGGCTatcctactaataaagaagtagagcctctactATAGAATCTACCTTATTCTAATAATTAGgcttaaattagctactaggctgtagagaagaaagagtactaatttaatacttgCAATATTAATTACAGTATAATTAtctattctagtattaatagtaataatactgtataataatttccctctgtattatttaataatagtacttatttaagctactattaactactgTACAACCTCTAAGGGGTTATAGTTAAGAGAGTAGGGTAGGTTAAAGGGGTTGtctatattaagtataacTATAACTAAgaatatagcttaattaaattagaaagAAGGATTTAATTTAGTTACTTTAGTAAGTTTTATAAAGCTAAGGGATAATTTATCTAAATTGCAGGTTTTGCAAATTGCAGTAAAGGAGATTCTATCcttactaactatatatatttaaaaagCCTGCATCTTAAGATTTAATActtctatagttaagagttcttaatcttaatagtatagaccttaatagtagtaaagctatctctaatagactatactaatcctatagtactgtgtattcttaaataagctacctTACTAAGTTAATAGCATAAGAATAGggtatagtacttatattaggctttttactacTATTTTTTTTGTATTGTATAACTAGTCTTAACTGCTGGATCTAATTAATTCtatactagttaaattagcattcttaaattaaattaaagctaagtactataaattttatatagtaaataaaatactaagtaagtactagagagtTAAGAAaacttaattatattttagagaGTCCCTTAATATAGCTAAAGTAGAGGTAATTTAAGTAGAGaagaatattattaatactagaggtaAAAATATATATTAAGAGGGGGCTTATATAGAGGGAGGTAAATTgtataattagtaatatagtaattatagaaagactaaatataatatataaatatattaagtTGTATAAGAGACTTCTAAAGAAGAgaataataagtagttttaattaattttatataatactacttaattaacttatataaatagctagAGAGTAAGAGGAGGtagctaacttactataataactaacttactataataactaacttactatatatatatattaattatagaaaGCCTAAATgtaatttataaatttataaagtaatttagaatagtaattaGGAAGAGAATAAGGAGTAGTTctaattaattttatatattatagtttaattaatttatataaaagGTAGAAGAGTAGAGGAAAGTAGCCCacttactatattagcttacttactatataagtatattaactttaattaattttatatattatagtttaattaatttaaataaaatataaaaaAGTTAGGAAAAGTAGGTAATTTACTATAATAggtaacttactatataagtatattatagGAAATTGTAAATTTTTTAattttaatttatataaattactTTTAGGAAGAAAAAGTAAAGAATTTATAAAAGTATAGCtaaaagtacttaattatatagaaatatatTAGAAAAAGATAGTATAGTTctattatattatttttacttaaagaTTCTAAATATTATAATGAAACTTCCCTTTAAGTATAGAAGAGTAATTATAGCCTATATACTTTAGCTAAAGTATCTCTAGCTAGTTTCCTAGCTAAACTCTTATACTAACTACTAGTAAATATAaatctacctacctataGAGTTTATAGTCTTATATACTGTAAATCTTCCCTAAGGAAGAGTTAACTATAAAGAgatatacttaattatacCTGCCTTTTGCTTTGCCTTGCCTTTTGCCTTTTGCTTTACCTGTTTCCTGCTTCATTACACTATAGAGCTGTGTAAGTCAGCAGCCCCTTCGCTGGCCCTTCAGCCTAGTGTCACGTGACGCTACTCCTCACAGCCGTGGCCTTTGGTCCTCCTGTCGCGCAGCCCACTACACCTGTCTGCCTGCAACAGGCTACCAGGAGGGCTGCGTCACTATTACTGTACATAGGCATAGCCCCGCAAAGAAACACAAAAAAACTCTTTTTAAGTACATGTCTACTTGCATCGGCATGCAAAGGTGGAGACGTGGCACCATTTCCACTTTTGTGCACCCCTTACGTCTGCGATCAGGGGTCGCGTGAAAAAACAGCGGGGAAAAaccagaaaaaaaaaagattcGGATGTGAGCTCTTCCCAGTATAATGTCGTTGCCCAGCACGCAAATCCATCCTATCCCCCAAACACTGAGAGGACCCCTAAGACAAGTTCATTATTACCAACCCCCCATTCGCCCACCCGTGTTCgaccccttcttcttcctgtcATTGTATGTTTTTACCACAAGAGTTACTTTACCTCCGTTACCAAAATACACCTAGCTCTGGCTTCATCCCACAACCTGTCGCCAAGATGCCGTACAATACTCGTCGCAAGTCACTGTCTCTGCCGTCCTTGGGTATTCACGTCCCAGGTAGCCATCCATCCCGTAGCCCTGCTGTGGTCACCCCGAATCGAACCGTTTCCGAGAACCTGGGAAGCCGCATTACAATCACACCAGCTTCGTATCCGAATAAGAGACTGAAACGCTCCCTCGGGGATGATGGATCGCGGCATAGACATGCATCACACAAGCGCCCAGATGAACAGGTCATGCTAGACCACAAGCCGCCCCCATCACCGCCCCCGGAAAATATTGAGATGCAAGATGCCACCAGCGACGGCTTGGCCATGAAGCAAATAGATCTCGATCGAATCAacgacgaggttgtcgaggctGTCATTATCCAATTACAGATGACTTGTAATCGTCCTCATTTAGTCAGGGAACTGGCCACCGTCCTGTCGCAACAAGTTCCTATTGTGAAGAAGTAATATTGTCCCACACAACCCCTTTCGCTCTGGCCGACATGCTAACTTTCTATAAAGCTCCGCGAATCCTTGCGCCATCATCTCTTCCCGCCTCACCGCGTACCTGAAGCGCTCTTGCTGGAGGGCTCTGGCACCATGCCCGCTAGGCAAGGAACAGGAGACGGTACACCCGCGCCGGACATATTTCTACCTTACAACGAGTCCAAGACAGCCCTTCCCGGACTCTCCTGCGTACATCCAGAGGGCTGTCATATCCCCATCGCTCTCAAGTATCTCATCAGGCTCTGAGGATGGCGAAGATGTCGACCTTCGCCGCAGAGAATTGAGCCCGTCTCCCGAGGTCGACTTGTCCTCTCACGAACTCGACGAAGGTGACGATGACTTCGCCATGCCCACTACACCGGTTGGATCACTACCCAGCAGCCTCCGGTACTCGAGAAGCCACCGAAGTGCGTCGCCTCCCTTGGAAAAGGATGAGCGCGAGTTTACACAGACAGCCGATGGGCTCCAGAAGCGCAAGCTGGCCCGTGAGCTTTCGTTAACAGGCAGCGTTGAGCACTCTACCAATGCCTATGAATCGGCACGGGACGATGGCATGTTTGACGAGAAACACGGCGCAGCAGTCGGCAATGGGACTATTCCCACGCATCAATTCATTAACAGTCCAGTTATCAAGGCATCGGTGCCTTCGAGCGCACGAAAAGAGAACGACAGCGAAAGCTGGTTCAAGTTGGGGAGCCTACTAGAGTGGGATCATTGCCCCGAGAACATTGAACTCGATGAGCTTGACTGTTTGCTGGACTCTTGTTAATGGCCGTGATGTGTAACGTGAAGCTGAGAACTGTTCCACGTCGCGTCTCACAACGCCAGCCAGTTGTCCGCAGAGGATGTCGCGGACTCGAGAATTTTGTCGAAACACCTTGTTTCTGCGCTGAACGGATTCAAAACGAGAGATTGAAAGTGGACGATTACGCAAATGGAAAAGAACGAGAACAGGGGTATGTGGTGATTCTTTTAACTCTTTGGCGAGCCATTTTGGCTCTCAGACACAGGAGCAAAGGCTGAGCGGACGCCATGTATCATCAATATTGTACAACAGGCTCATCCGTCGGGTGTCTATGAAAGCTTTGGCGTTCAGGTTGGTGGGCTGGGCTAGGAGCGGAAGAGGTTTTGGGGTATGTATGACTGAAATGAAATAAACAGACCTCTCCTGTCCTCACACCTTTaggggacgtcgtcgaccacT from Colletotrichum higginsianum IMI 349063 chromosome 4, whole genome shotgun sequence includes:
- a CDS encoding Mucin, yielding MFLPQELLYLRYQNTPSSGFIPQPVAKMPYNTRRKSLSLPSLGIHVPGSHPSRSPAVVTPNRTVSENLGSRITITPASYPNKRLKRSLGDDGSRHRHASHKRPDEQVMLDHKPPPSPPPENIEMQDATSDGLAMKQIDLDRINDEVVEAVIIQLQMTCNRPHLVRELATVLSQQVPIVKNSANPCAIISSRLTAYLKRSCWRALAPCPLGKEQETVHPRRTYFYLTTSPRQPFPDSPAYIQRAVISPSLSSISSGSEDGEDVDLRRRELSPSPEVDLSSHELDEGDDDFAMPTTPVGSLPSSLRYSRSHRSASPPLEKDEREFTQTADGLQKRKLARELSLTGSVEHSTNAYESARDDGMFDEKHGAAVGNGTIPTHQFINSPVIKASVPSSARKENDSESWFKLGSLLEWDHCPENIELDELDCLLDSC